From one Peptoniphilaceae bacterium AMB_02 genomic stretch:
- a CDS encoding ABC transporter permease, producing the protein MIKKKSENYGFLPTLLGDEKRQSYTIPLFAIFLSVIAGSIVILLTGKNPLKAYISLLQGSGLVPKPSYAGGTGQITDFTSFLDILAPMIFAALAVIIALKSGLFNIGVSGQMLISGFIATILVGYSPLNAVIAKPLVLIVGITVGALTGGFIGFLKYKFNINEVVSCIMLNNIIQFVTSYFINSYYVNPVSRQSEYISKASSLTIKGINIGGVKADFPISIILAILASLFIYKLLESTTLGYEIKAVGSNKNAAAYAGIKVGETLIVTMMISGALAGLAGVSYYLGYFASMQPRVISSLGFDAIATALLANNNAIGAIFSSILITILSKGSVYMSSKVGVVKEISGVITSLILLFSATGAYIRYRVNRKVEMQKTEKMTTVEKRSGDDE; encoded by the coding sequence ATGATTAAAAAGAAATCTGAAAATTATGGATTCTTACCCACCCTACTAGGTGATGAGAAAAGACAATCTTATACCATACCTTTATTTGCCATATTCCTAAGCGTTATCGCAGGTTCGATAGTAATACTATTGACCGGTAAAAATCCTCTCAAAGCATATATAAGTTTACTTCAAGGTTCTGGCTTAGTGCCAAAGCCTAGTTATGCAGGAGGTACCGGACAAATAACTGACTTTACAAGCTTTTTGGATATACTTGCACCTATGATTTTTGCAGCGCTTGCAGTTATAATAGCTTTGAAATCCGGACTTTTCAATATAGGAGTCTCCGGACAGATGTTGATCTCGGGATTTATCGCAACCATTTTGGTTGGATATTCTCCACTAAATGCAGTAATTGCTAAACCACTGGTATTAATCGTTGGAATAACAGTCGGAGCACTTACTGGCGGGTTTATAGGTTTCTTAAAATACAAATTCAATATAAATGAAGTTGTATCATGTATAATGCTGAACAATATAATACAATTCGTAACCAGCTATTTTATAAATTCATACTATGTAAACCCCGTATCGAGACAATCCGAGTATATAAGCAAAGCATCATCTCTAACCATAAAGGGAATCAATATCGGAGGTGTAAAGGCAGATTTTCCAATATCTATAATCCTTGCAATACTGGCCAGTTTATTTATATATAAACTATTGGAAAGTACCACACTTGGATATGAAATCAAAGCCGTAGGTAGCAATAAAAATGCAGCGGCATATGCAGGTATTAAAGTTGGAGAAACACTGATAGTAACAATGATGATAAGTGGAGCATTGGCAGGACTTGCAGGTGTGAGTTACTATCTCGGATACTTTGCGTCCATGCAGCCAAGAGTAATCTCAAGCCTAGGATTTGATGCGATAGCAACAGCACTTCTTGCGAATAATAATGCAATCGGAGCAATCTTCTCCTCCATACTTATAACGATTCTATCAAAGGGTTCTGTATACATGAGTTCAAAAGTTGGAGTAGTTAAGGAAATCTCCGGAGTAATAACGAGTTTAATACTACTATTTAGTGCAACCGGTGCATATATAAGATATAGAGTTAACAGAAAAGTAGAGATGCAAAAAACTGAAAAAATGACGACTGTGGAAAAGAGGAGTGGTGACGATGAATAA
- a CDS encoding ABC transporter ATP-binding protein — protein MNNEYIVEFKNITKTFPGIVANDDISFGVKEGEIFSVLGENGAGKSVLMSMLFGMYEPDSGEIYVKGKKMEIYSPRHSNSLNIGMVHQHFKLVENYTIAQNIVLGEEPIKKRFGFIDEVDMKSAEKDIAELSAKYGLEVNPKAKIEDVNIATRQRVEILKMLYREAEIMIFDEPTAILTPQEIEYLLKIILELQKSGKTIILITHKLEEIKQVSDRFAVLNRGKLVAVKDVESTSTKEMARLMVGRDIEFTHEPETCERGDMVLEVKNLNVSDRDGVQRVKNVSFNVSQGEVFAVAGVSGNGQNELADAIAGLIGIDSGTITLDGKDITKEGIREKKESGIAYIPEDRQGYGLVLDFDISDNMILKSYYKEPFSKSGFLNRKNIDEYAEKLSVDYDIRSSKGITSSMRSLSGGNQQKVIIAREIDQDGKLLMFVQPTRGLDIGAISNTWDQINREKKEGKAILLISYELEEVMSLADTIGVIYNGEMLTVADRRTLDRNEIGEYMMGVKRDD, from the coding sequence ATGAATAATGAATATATTGTTGAATTTAAAAACATAACCAAGACATTCCCCGGAATTGTCGCTAATGATGATATCTCATTCGGAGTAAAAGAAGGCGAAATATTTTCAGTACTGGGTGAGAACGGAGCAGGTAAATCGGTACTCATGAGTATGCTTTTCGGAATGTATGAGCCCGATTCCGGAGAGATATACGTAAAAGGCAAGAAGATGGAAATCTATTCTCCAAGGCATTCCAATAGCTTAAATATTGGAATGGTCCATCAGCACTTCAAATTGGTTGAAAATTACACCATTGCTCAAAACATAGTACTTGGAGAGGAACCGATAAAAAAGAGATTCGGTTTTATAGATGAAGTCGATATGAAATCTGCCGAAAAAGACATAGCTGAATTGTCTGCAAAATACGGTCTTGAAGTAAATCCAAAAGCAAAGATTGAAGATGTAAATATTGCAACCAGACAAAGAGTTGAAATCTTAAAGATGTTATACAGAGAAGCTGAAATCATGATTTTTGATGAACCGACGGCAATACTTACACCTCAGGAGATAGAATACCTGTTGAAGATTATTCTAGAGCTGCAAAAGAGTGGTAAAACGATAATTCTAATCACACATAAACTCGAAGAAATCAAACAGGTTTCTGACAGATTTGCGGTACTAAATAGAGGAAAACTCGTTGCCGTAAAAGATGTTGAAAGCACTTCGACTAAAGAAATGGCGAGACTTATGGTCGGTAGAGATATCGAGTTTACTCATGAACCCGAAACATGCGAAAGAGGAGATATGGTATTAGAGGTTAAGAACCTCAATGTATCCGATAGAGACGGCGTTCAAAGAGTAAAGAACGTTAGCTTTAATGTCAGTCAAGGTGAGGTATTCGCGGTAGCAGGAGTTTCAGGAAATGGTCAAAATGAGCTTGCAGATGCAATAGCAGGACTTATAGGGATTGATTCCGGAACTATAACTCTGGATGGAAAGGATATAACCAAAGAGGGCATAAGAGAAAAGAAGGAATCTGGAATAGCCTATATACCTGAAGATAGACAAGGGTACGGATTGGTTCTGGACTTCGATATTTCAGACAATATGATACTAAAATCCTACTACAAGGAACCATTCAGTAAATCCGGATTCTTAAATAGAAAGAATATAGATGAATATGCAGAAAAACTCTCTGTTGATTATGATATCAGAAGTTCAAAGGGCATTACCTCTTCCATGAGATCACTCTCAGGAGGAAATCAGCAAAAAGTTATAATTGCCAGAGAAATTGATCAAGACGGAAAACTTCTCATGTTTGTTCAGCCGACAAGAGGACTGGATATAGGTGCAATTTCCAATACATGGGATCAAATAAATAGAGAGAAAAAAGAAGGGAAAGCCATACTTCTAATCTCGTATGAACTGGAAGAAGTTATGAGTCTAGCTGATACCATTGGCGTTATCTATAATGGTGAAATGCTGACAGTAGCCGATAGAAGAACACTTGATAGAAATGAAATCGGAGAATACATGATGGGGGTGAAGAGGGATGATTAA
- a CDS encoding 4Fe-4S binding protein: MLRQVIKIDEELCIGCGLCVNACQEGAIGMVDGKAKLLREDHCDGLGRCLPNCPVEAISFETRDVAIFDKTDVKNVEVDEMKDDKNTVEPLACGCPGTHAKTFDRSQVSNVSAVNVNTSQLNQWPCQIKLVPVNAPYFHNANLLIAADCTAFAHGDFHNTFMKNKITIVGCPKLDEGDYTEKLEAIIKNNEIKSVTIARMEVPCCSGLENAAKKALQNSGKFIPWQVVTVRTDGTILE; the protein is encoded by the coding sequence ATGCTTAGACAGGTTATAAAAATAGATGAAGAACTTTGTATTGGATGTGGGCTATGTGTAAATGCATGCCAAGAAGGAGCCATTGGTATGGTTGATGGGAAAGCTAAACTTCTTCGTGAGGATCATTGTGATGGACTTGGAAGATGTTTGCCGAACTGTCCTGTAGAGGCTATTTCTTTTGAAACTAGGGATGTTGCTATTTTTGATAAGACCGATGTAAAAAATGTGGAGGTAGATGAGATGAAAGATGATAAAAATACTGTAGAACCACTGGCTTGTGGATGTCCGGGAACTCATGCAAAGACTTTTGATAGGTCACAAGTTTCCAATGTAAGCGCCGTAAATGTGAATACTTCACAGCTAAATCAATGGCCTTGTCAGATTAAGCTAGTTCCAGTGAATGCACCTTATTTCCATAATGCAAATCTTCTAATCGCAGCAGATTGCACAGCTTTTGCTCATGGAGATTTTCACAATACTTTTATGAAGAATAAGATTACCATCGTAGGATGTCCTAAGCTCGATGAAGGTGATTATACAGAAAAACTTGAAGCAATTATTAAGAATAATGAAATCAAGAGCGTTACTATTGCCAGAATGGAAGTTCCATGCTGCTCCGGCCTTGAAAACGCTGCTAAAAAGGCACTTCAAAACAGCGGTAAATTTATCCCATGGCAAGTCGTAACCGTTAGAACAGATGGTACTATTTTAGAATAA
- a CDS encoding cell wall-binding repeat-containing protein: MNKLTKQLLTLCLSSTLLIGVHAKADESKYNIEKLPSASHEIVEKTNDGKILYVADKNELADALTGGVLSITNGGSLLTLDSNNIQETESNLLDKAEKVFVLGGEERIGKSIEERSNFSGRISGADRFETATKVAETLGTDRNIVIVNGMNYVDAITSTPLSIIEGRNILMVTKDGIPEATKVYLEKYGKDRDIIFVGGEDSISSENKQAIYNLTGNTSSVDANTYAGKDRYETSISVAKRTEGKNIVLAHGEDFTMALASVNFTKSHNTMTLLVSPTNAEEVLDGHFGESEKTNIYSIGTEVSLSSEKVETENNEQTENSEKPEETAVEDKKEENNESNKEENKEQPSEENKKDEGTQTDKPSTESKETQTETEVKPEEQPVETKSVQSFIDAALAMKGWDYSQSMRMSDGYADCSSLVLKALIKSGLTEDTTRNLTSETIWGDPRFYQITQDQLKPGDVCYNYGHLAIYMGDNSVFEAKDWGVPAGYGNFQGRFSAFFRIKGL; this comes from the coding sequence ATGAACAAATTAACCAAGCAGCTTTTGACTCTATGTCTAAGCTCAACCCTTTTAATCGGAGTACACGCAAAAGCAGATGAATCAAAATATAATATAGAAAAATTACCAAGCGCAAGCCACGAAATTGTAGAAAAGACAAATGACGGAAAAATTCTCTATGTCGCTGACAAGAACGAATTAGCAGATGCATTAACCGGCGGAGTACTTTCTATAACAAATGGTGGAAGCCTACTTACTCTTGATTCAAATAATATTCAAGAGACGGAATCAAATCTACTGGATAAAGCGGAAAAAGTATTTGTCCTCGGAGGCGAAGAAAGAATCGGTAAATCCATTGAAGAGAGAAGTAATTTCTCAGGCAGAATAAGTGGAGCCGATAGATTTGAAACAGCAACAAAAGTTGCAGAAACACTTGGAACCGATAGAAATATTGTCATTGTAAACGGCATGAACTATGTTGACGCCATAACAAGTACGCCTCTTAGCATAATAGAAGGCAGAAATATTCTAATGGTTACCAAAGACGGTATTCCGGAAGCAACGAAAGTATACCTTGAAAAATACGGCAAGGATAGAGACATTATATTTGTAGGTGGAGAAGACTCAATTTCTTCAGAAAACAAGCAAGCTATATATAATCTTACAGGAAACACAAGTTCAGTAGATGCGAACACCTATGCAGGTAAAGACAGATACGAAACATCCATCTCAGTAGCCAAGAGAACAGAAGGAAAGAATATAGTCTTGGCACATGGTGAAGATTTTACTATGGCACTTGCCTCTGTCAACTTTACTAAATCGCATAATACGATGACCTTACTTGTATCACCTACAAATGCCGAAGAAGTTTTAGATGGTCATTTTGGAGAAAGCGAGAAAACCAATATATATTCCATAGGTACTGAAGTATCACTAAGCTCAGAAAAAGTAGAAACAGAAAATAATGAGCAGACAGAAAATTCAGAAAAACCTGAAGAAACTGCCGTAGAAGATAAAAAAGAAGAAAATAACGAATCAAATAAAGAAGAAAACAAAGAACAACCAAGTGAAGAGAATAAAAAAGATGAAGGAACTCAGACAGATAAACCGAGTACAGAATCAAAAGAAACACAAACTGAAACTGAAGTAAAACCTGAAGAACAACCGGTTGAAACTAAATCAGTTCAAAGCTTTATAGATGCTGCACTTGCCATGAAAGGTTGGGATTACTCACAATCCATGAGAATGTCAGACGGTTATGCCGACTGTTCATCACTGGTATTAAAAGCACTGATTAAATCAGGTCTTACAGAAGACACTACGAGAAACCTAACATCCGAAACCATCTGGGGAGATCCAAGATTCTACCAAATCACCCAAGATCAGCTAAAACCGGGAGATGTTTGCTATAACTACGGACACTTAGCCATCTACATGGGCGATAATTCAGTATTCGAAGCAAAAGACTGGGGAGTCCCTGCAGGCTACGGAAACTTCCAAGGAAGATTCTCTGCATTCTTCAGAATAAAAGGACTTTAA
- a CDS encoding BMP family ABC transporter substrate-binding protein, protein MKINKKLMVLLALLLAFSMIFVACGPKTEDAKPDEKKEDAAGEKKDEKKEEPKDDAKAEPAGDALKIVIVTSPSGVDDGSFNQDNYNGIQDFIKSHADSKVQAVQESSGDETASVQAVADVVADYDVVITPGFQFAGISQIAKDNPEKKFVLVDSFPKAIDEVEEFENVYAMMFAEEESGFLAGVAAALETESGKVAVVNGIAYPSNVNYQWGFMSGVNYANAHLDTKAEIVEIESYAGTDVRNENVGGNYVGTFNDESTGKVVGQALIEKGVDVMLVAAGGSGNGVFTAAKEAGNVKIIGCDVDQFDDGAYSGGNVVITSALKNMRINVDRALTAVSEGSFKGQNTVLRADTDSTGIVTAEGRHQLKPETIEKLNEAYAKLKDGTIVPAANFNGHTPDKFPGL, encoded by the coding sequence ATGAAAATTAATAAAAAATTAATGGTCTTATTAGCTCTGTTGTTGGCCTTTTCAATGATATTTGTAGCTTGCGGACCTAAAACAGAAGACGCTAAACCGGACGAGAAGAAAGAAGATGCTGCCGGTGAAAAGAAAGATGAGAAGAAGGAAGAACCAAAAGATGATGCTAAAGCTGAACCTGCAGGCGATGCTTTAAAAATCGTTATTGTTACAAGTCCTTCAGGAGTAGATGATGGAAGTTTTAACCAAGACAACTATAATGGTATACAAGATTTCATCAAGTCTCATGCTGATTCCAAAGTACAAGCAGTTCAAGAATCATCAGGAGACGAAACAGCATCAGTACAAGCTGTTGCCGATGTAGTTGCAGATTACGATGTTGTAATTACTCCAGGATTCCAATTTGCAGGTATTTCTCAAATTGCAAAAGATAATCCGGAAAAGAAATTTGTACTTGTTGACTCATTCCCTAAAGCAATTGACGAAGTTGAAGAATTCGAAAATGTATATGCTATGATGTTTGCTGAGGAAGAAAGTGGATTCTTAGCAGGTGTTGCTGCTGCCCTTGAAACTGAATCAGGAAAAGTTGCAGTAGTTAACGGAATCGCATATCCATCAAATGTTAACTATCAATGGGGCTTTATGTCAGGTGTAAACTATGCTAATGCTCACCTTGATACAAAAGCTGAGATAGTTGAAATCGAATCTTATGCCGGAACTGATGTTAGAAATGAAAATGTTGGCGGAAACTATGTAGGTACATTTAACGATGAGTCTACAGGTAAGGTTGTCGGTCAAGCACTAATCGAAAAAGGCGTTGACGTTATGCTGGTTGCAGCAGGTGGATCAGGAAACGGAGTATTCACTGCAGCTAAAGAAGCAGGAAATGTTAAGATAATCGGTTGTGACGTAGATCAATTCGACGACGGTGCATATAGTGGTGGTAATGTTGTAATTACATCTGCTCTTAAAAACATGAGAATTAACGTGGACAGAGCTCTTACTGCTGTTTCAGAAGGATCATTCAAAGGACAAAACACCGTTCTTAGAGCTGACACTGATTCTACAGGAATAGTTACTGCAGAAGGCAGACATCAACTTAAGCCTGAAACAATCGAAAAATTGAATGAAGCTTATGCAAAACTTAAAGACGGTACAATAGTGCCTGCAGCTAATTTCAATGGACATACACCTGATAAATTCCCAGGTCTATAA
- a CDS encoding ABC transporter permease translates to MNKLLIDGLAFAIPLFIIAIGGIYSERSGIINLALEGLLGFGAFTGALTVILLAIAFPDFIAKYGIYVAMLFAMIGGMLFAIIHAALCVFFKANQVISGVVLNILSVSLTEFLTRQINMQVFGGPSNKFQLGVAPRYSVPVLSEIPILGGFFKDIYPFSIVIVIVALIAYFVLERTSFGMRLKAAGDNPHAVDAAGVDVGRMRFYAVLISGALAGLGGISFAYSISANFSGSVYSGFGYLAIAALIFGNWSIKPTLFAALLFGFARSGGYYLAQVLKMSSTFSDIIMILPYVLTLVLLVFFSKNNRPPRALGEIYDKGKR, encoded by the coding sequence ATGAATAAACTTTTAATAGACGGCTTAGCATTTGCAATACCACTTTTCATTATAGCCATAGGTGGTATTTACAGTGAAAGAAGCGGTATTATCAATTTAGCGCTCGAAGGACTGCTTGGCTTTGGAGCCTTTACCGGAGCTCTTACCGTAATATTATTAGCTATCGCATTTCCCGACTTTATAGCAAAATACGGTATCTATGTAGCTATGCTATTTGCTATGATTGGTGGAATGTTATTTGCCATAATTCACGCGGCTCTATGTGTATTCTTTAAAGCCAATCAAGTAATTTCAGGGGTAGTTTTAAATATACTATCGGTATCGTTGACAGAATTTTTAACCAGACAGATAAATATGCAAGTATTTGGTGGACCATCTAATAAATTTCAATTAGGTGTTGCACCCAGATACTCTGTACCTGTTCTTTCGGAAATCCCGATACTTGGAGGATTTTTCAAAGACATATATCCGTTCTCAATAGTCATAGTTATAGTGGCGTTAATTGCTTACTTCGTACTTGAGAGGACGAGCTTCGGAATGAGATTAAAAGCTGCAGGAGACAATCCTCACGCAGTCGATGCAGCAGGAGTTGACGTCGGAAGAATGAGGTTTTATGCCGTGTTGATTTCAGGTGCCTTGGCAGGACTTGGAGGAATAAGCTTCGCTTACTCAATTTCGGCTAATTTCTCAGGATCAGTATATTCAGGATTCGGATATCTTGCCATTGCAGCCTTGATATTCGGAAACTGGAGTATCAAACCTACACTATTCGCTGCACTACTATTCGGATTTGCAAGATCCGGAGGATACTATTTGGCGCAAGTCTTAAAGATGAGCTCCACATTCTCAGACATAATCATGATACTACCTTATGTTTTGACCTTGGTACTTTTGGTATTCTTCTCTAAAAACAACAGACCGCCAAGAGCGCTGGGTGAAATATACGATAAAGGAAAGAGGTAA
- a CDS encoding SDR family oxidoreductase, whose amino-acid sequence MDKFRLDGKVALVTGTNKGMGKAIALELARVGAKVVGIVRTEGSQTKAEMLEKGYDYTELEFDLSNTRGIEEITKRAIAVYGSIEILVNNAGVIKIDPAEVHSIKDYDYVMDVNTKAVFLLCQSVGKHMLDRGYGKIINTSSIHGIGGGFDCISYTASKHAVIGITKALSNEWAARGINVNAIAPGYTITDNTKGLREKTDLVENITNSIAKKRWAVPEDIAPVVVFLASPASDYITGQVIRIDGGIE is encoded by the coding sequence ATGGATAAATTCAGATTGGATGGGAAAGTAGCCCTGGTTACCGGAACAAATAAAGGAATGGGAAAAGCCATTGCTTTGGAACTTGCACGTGTCGGTGCAAAAGTAGTCGGAATAGTAAGAACTGAAGGCAGTCAAACTAAAGCAGAGATGCTGGAAAAAGGATATGATTACACCGAACTTGAATTCGACTTATCGAATACTCGAGGCATCGAAGAGATTACTAAAAGAGCAATAGCTGTTTACGGAAGCATAGAAATACTAGTCAATAATGCAGGAGTAATTAAAATTGACCCTGCTGAAGTCCACAGCATTAAAGACTATGACTATGTCATGGATGTCAATACAAAAGCTGTCTTTCTATTATGCCAAAGCGTTGGAAAACATATGCTTGACAGAGGATATGGGAAAATAATAAATACCTCATCGATACATGGGATTGGTGGAGGATTTGATTGTATCTCTTATACTGCAAGCAAGCATGCGGTTATCGGAATAACAAAGGCACTTTCTAATGAATGGGCAGCAAGAGGAATCAATGTTAATGCAATTGCGCCGGGATACACAATCACCGACAATACAAAAGGATTGAGAGAAAAAACGGACCTGGTTGAAAATATAACCAATTCAATTGCTAAAAAGAGATGGGCTGTTCCTGAGGACATTGCACCTGTAGTAGTCTTCCTTGCCTCACCGGCATCTGACTATATAACAGGACAGGTTATAAGAATTGACGGCGGAATTGAATAA
- a CDS encoding cupin domain-containing protein has translation MKRDAKFFIEKYDMVPLPEGGYFAPVSRGEFIIPHHLLGDYSGEREAVSLIYYLLEAGDESKWHMLRPEEYWLWHAGGTLQIVISETDSFKRLENFILDPESGDFIVKVPAGYWQTAKVLDGDFVLVSCVVSPGYHDDELFFLDGGIDG, from the coding sequence ATGAAAAGAGATGCTAAGTTCTTTATAGAAAAATACGATATGGTACCCCTTCCTGAAGGCGGCTACTTTGCTCCTGTTTCAAGGGGAGAGTTTATAATCCCGCATCATCTATTGGGAGATTATAGTGGAGAAAGGGAAGCAGTATCCCTGATCTACTATTTATTAGAAGCCGGAGATGAATCCAAGTGGCATATGCTAAGACCTGAAGAATACTGGCTTTGGCATGCAGGCGGAACACTTCAGATAGTGATTTCCGAGACTGACAGTTTTAAAAGACTGGAAAACTTCATACTAGACCCTGAAAGTGGAGACTTTATAGTAAAAGTACCTGCAGGATATTGGCAAACGGCAAAGGTCTTAGACGGGGACTTCGTATTAGTATCATGCGTAGTATCTCCCGGATACCATGACGATGAACTGTTCTTTTTAGATGGAGGCATAGATGGATAA
- the mtnA gene encoding S-methyl-5-thioribose-1-phosphate isomerase has protein sequence MEKKFEHFDTVDFNFDKNALRIIDQTLLPTKINMLELDDEKSIWDAIHLLKVRGAPAIGVAAAIGIAILSKKIKTEDIDEYKSEFNRIKNYLETSRPTAVNLFWALDRMKVVVDGYGGDNPLELNELLMAEAAEIREEDIKVCKSIGENGLKLLKDGMGILTHCNAGSLATVKYGTATAPMYLAHEAGMKIKVFADETRPLLQGARLTAYELNAAGIDTTLICDNMSQTVMRQGKVDIIFVGCDRVAVNGDACNKIGTSMVALAAKRHNIPFYICAPTSTIDFSIESGEEIVIEERKPEEITEMWYEQRMAPEGINVYNPAFDVTDADLITGIITEYGIIYPPFKEGILKLKEENNL, from the coding sequence ATGGAAAAGAAATTCGAGCATTTTGATACCGTCGATTTTAATTTCGACAAAAATGCACTTAGAATTATAGATCAAACACTATTACCAACTAAAATAAATATGCTTGAACTGGATGACGAAAAGTCAATATGGGATGCAATCCATCTACTCAAAGTAAGAGGGGCGCCTGCTATAGGAGTTGCAGCTGCCATAGGCATTGCAATACTATCGAAGAAGATTAAAACAGAAGACATCGATGAATACAAGAGTGAATTTAACCGCATCAAAAACTATCTCGAAACCTCCAGACCAACAGCTGTAAACCTTTTTTGGGCTCTGGATAGAATGAAAGTGGTAGTGGATGGGTACGGGGGAGATAATCCTCTGGAATTAAATGAACTTCTTATGGCAGAAGCAGCAGAAATAAGAGAAGAAGACATAAAAGTCTGTAAGAGTATAGGAGAAAACGGACTAAAATTATTAAAAGATGGAATGGGAATTTTGACTCACTGTAATGCCGGGAGCCTTGCTACTGTAAAATACGGTACGGCAACAGCTCCGATGTATCTTGCTCATGAAGCTGGAATGAAGATTAAAGTATTTGCTGACGAGACCAGACCTCTACTTCAAGGTGCCAGGCTTACTGCTTATGAACTCAATGCGGCAGGAATTGATACCACGCTGATATGTGACAATATGTCTCAGACAGTTATGAGACAGGGAAAAGTGGATATTATATTTGTTGGCTGTGATAGAGTTGCTGTAAATGGAGATGCTTGCAATAAAATAGGTACTTCCATGGTGGCGCTAGCTGCAAAAAGACATAATATACCTTTCTATATATGTGCTCCAACATCCACCATTGATTTTTCAATAGAAAGTGGAGAAGAGATAGTAATAGAAGAGAGAAAGCCGGAAGAGATTACCGAGATGTGGTATGAACAGAGAATGGCACCTGAAGGTATAAATGTTTATAATCCTGCTTTTGATGTAACTGATGCCGACCTTATTACGGGAATCATTACAGAATACGGTATCATCTACCCTCCGTTTAAAGAAGGAATTCTAAAACTGAAAGAGGAAAATAATCTATAA
- a CDS encoding Crp/Fnr family transcriptional regulator, producing MKIDILKTTPIFKGLDENEIESVLKSLKSRLVKYSKDEVIFETGSVIKEMALLLSGSIHITKLDYLGNLNIIAVIKPGDLFGESYAISIGEKLGVTALSETDSELLMIDVSSIYSEKSLGVPGFTKFSMNLMNILAHKNIIMSKKLDHLTKRSLREKIMSYLSEISIKENSLQFKIPLNRQQMADYLCVDRSALSRELMKLKAEGNLDYHKNIFTLK from the coding sequence ATGAAAATTGATATACTGAAAACCACTCCAATATTTAAAGGATTAGATGAAAATGAAATCGAATCGGTATTAAAAAGCTTAAAGAGTAGACTAGTTAAATATAGTAAAGATGAAGTTATTTTTGAAACGGGATCGGTCATAAAAGAAATGGCACTTCTCTTAAGTGGAAGCATCCATATTACAAAACTGGATTATCTTGGGAATCTGAATATCATAGCAGTAATTAAACCTGGAGACCTATTTGGAGAATCATACGCGATATCAATAGGAGAAAAACTTGGAGTCACAGCCTTATCAGAAACAGACTCTGAGCTCTTAATGATAGATGTATCTAGTATTTACAGCGAGAAGAGTCTAGGAGTCCCTGGCTTTACAAAATTCTCCATGAATCTGATGAATATCCTGGCACATAAAAACATCATAATGTCCAAAAAACTTGACCACTTAACGAAAAGATCCCTAAGAGAAAAAATAATGTCCTATCTGAGCGAGATCTCAATAAAAGAAAACTCCCTACAATTCAAAATACCATTAAACCGTCAACAAATGGCAGACTACCTATGTGTCGATCGTTCAGCCCTTTCAAGAGAACTAATGAAGCTCAAAGCTGAAGGCAACCTAGACTACCACAAAAACATCTTTACACTAAAATAA